A genomic window from Flavobacterium azooxidireducens includes:
- a CDS encoding acyl-ACP desaturase produces the protein MSIKNIRLEVMQLLEKKVDTFMNDYLIPVEQIWQPSDLLPDSEKETFFEEVKELREIAKDLPYDFWVTLVGDTITEEALPTYESWLMEVEGVDNEERNGWSRWVRSWTGEENRHGDLLNKYLYLSGRVNMREIEMTTQHLINDGFDIGTGKDPYKNFVYTSFQELATYVSHNRVAQMAKKYGDNKLSKMCKLIAGDEMRHHHAYSEFVNQIFQVDPSEMMLAFQYMMKQKIVMPAHFLRESGQKISSAFEQFSDSAQRIGVYTAADYVDIMQKLIDKWKIDQMNGLTDEAEKARDYLMKLPARMAKISERLVIPETGHVFKWVQPALVK, from the coding sequence ATGTCTATAAAAAACATTCGTTTAGAAGTGATGCAGTTGCTGGAAAAAAAGGTCGATACTTTTATGAACGATTACTTAATTCCGGTAGAACAAATTTGGCAACCATCCGATTTGTTACCGGATTCTGAAAAAGAAACTTTTTTTGAAGAAGTAAAAGAATTGCGTGAAATTGCAAAAGATTTACCTTATGATTTCTGGGTAACGTTGGTAGGAGATACCATTACCGAAGAAGCTTTGCCAACCTATGAATCGTGGTTGATGGAAGTAGAAGGCGTTGATAATGAAGAAAGAAACGGTTGGTCAAGATGGGTGAGAAGTTGGACGGGCGAAGAAAACCGTCACGGTGATTTGCTTAACAAATACCTTTATCTTTCCGGAAGAGTAAACATGCGTGAAATCGAAATGACTACGCAACACCTTATTAATGATGGATTTGATATCGGAACCGGAAAAGATCCATACAAAAACTTTGTTTATACCAGTTTTCAAGAATTAGCTACGTATGTTTCACACAATCGTGTGGCTCAAATGGCAAAGAAATATGGAGACAACAAATTGTCTAAAATGTGCAAATTGATTGCAGGCGATGAAATGCGTCATCATCATGCGTACAGTGAATTTGTGAACCAAATTTTTCAAGTTGATCCGAGCGAAATGATGTTGGCTTTTCAATATATGATGAAACAAAAAATTGTGATGCCGGCTCATTTTTTACGTGAATCGGGACAAAAAATTAGTTCCGCTTTTGAACAGTTTTCCGATTCTGCTCAACGAATTGGTGTTTACACGGCGGCTGATTATGTTGATATTATGCAAAAGTTAATCGATAAATGGAAAATTGATCAAATGAACGGTTTGACAGATGAAGCCGAAAAAGCCCGTGATTATTTGATGAAACTTCCGGCTAGAATGGCCAAAATTTCTGAACGATTAGTTATTCCGGAAACCGGACATGTGTTTAAATGGGTGCAACCTGCTTTGGTGAAGTAA
- a CDS encoding DoxX family protein — protein MKAIKIFLRLAVAISFLSAVADRLGFWNKEIAVWGNWDNFLSYTQMINPWLPKSTVSTIGLLATVLEIVFAVCLMIGYRTEYFAKLSGYLLLIFALSMTFSTGIKGAFDYSVFSASAAAFALSTMHSLKYLEIDIVLNSKK, from the coding sequence ATGAAAGCAATAAAAATTTTTCTTAGACTTGCTGTTGCTATTAGTTTCTTGTCTGCAGTAGCTGACAGACTTGGTTTTTGGAATAAAGAAATAGCCGTTTGGGGAAATTGGGACAACTTTTTAAGTTATACGCAAATGATAAATCCTTGGTTGCCCAAAAGTACTGTTTCAACGATAGGATTATTAGCAACTGTTTTAGAAATTGTCTTTGCAGTTTGTTTGATGATCGGTTACCGAACGGAATATTTTGCAAAATTAAGTGGTTATCTATTGCTAATTTTTGCTTTGTCAATGACATTTTCAACCGGAATTAAAGGAGCTTTTGATTATTCTGTTTTTAGTGCTTCAGCAGCAGCTTTTGCTCTGAGTACCATGCATTCTTTGAAATATTTAGAAATAGATATTGTATTAAATTCCAAAAAATAA
- a CDS encoding HD domain-containing protein, producing the protein MSLIDKTILFVKEKLQDAEGGHDWFHIERVFKNAVLIAQEEVCDVTVVKLGALLHDIADSKFHNGDEEIGPKTARKFLESENVSEEIIEHVIQIIKNISFKGGNFEKTFSSKELEIVQDADRLDALGAIGIARAFNYGGFKNRALYNPTIAPKLNMSKEEYKNSDSPTLNHFYEKLLLLKDKMNTETGKKLAQERHRFMETFLSQFYAEWEGEM; encoded by the coding sequence ATGTCTTTGATTGATAAAACTATTCTTTTTGTAAAAGAAAAACTCCAAGATGCCGAAGGCGGTCACGATTGGTTTCACATCGAACGCGTTTTTAAAAATGCTGTTTTAATTGCTCAAGAAGAAGTTTGTGATGTTACCGTTGTGAAATTAGGAGCTTTATTACACGACATTGCCGATTCAAAATTTCATAATGGAGATGAAGAAATTGGCCCAAAAACTGCTAGAAAATTTTTAGAAAGCGAAAATGTTTCCGAAGAAATAATCGAGCATGTGATTCAAATCATCAAAAATATTTCGTTTAAAGGCGGGAATTTTGAAAAAACTTTTTCATCCAAAGAATTAGAAATCGTACAAGATGCCGATCGATTGGATGCTTTAGGAGCAATCGGAATTGCAAGAGCTTTTAATTATGGTGGTTTTAAAAACAGAGCTTTATATAACCCAACTATTGCTCCAAAACTAAACATGAGCAAAGAAGAATACAAAAACAGTGATTCGCCCACTTTGAATCATTTTTATGAAAAATTACTTCTTCTAAAAGATAAAATGAATACCGAAACCGGAAAAAAATTAGCTCAAGAACGTCACCGTTTTATGGAAACATTTTTGAGCCAATTTTATGCTGAATGGGAAGGTGAAATGTAG
- the sufD gene encoding Fe-S cluster assembly protein SufD, translating to MDLKEKLVSSFMAFEERIDVTAELHDIRTSAIKNFENKGFPTKKEEAWKYTSLNTVLKNDFSVFPKRENSIEFKDVKKFFLHEIDTYKLVFIDGKFSSFMSSTTHEGIDVCLLSSVLTKPKYKMVLDTYFNQIASKDESLTTLNTAFAQEGAFINIPKSKVADKPIEIIHFSTGVESALMVQPRNLIIVGENAHVQIIERHQSLNSNPVLTNSVTEIFAQKRAIVDYYKIQNDEQTANLIDNTYISQKQESRVAVHTFSFGGNITRNNLNFYHFGERIDSTLKGITIIGDKQHVDHYTLVNHATPNCESHQNYKTILGGSSTGVFNGKIFVEKEAQKTDAFQQNNNILLSDKATINAKPQLEIFADDVKCSHGCTIGQLDESAMFYMQQRGIPKKEAKALLLYAFSNEVIESIKIPELKQRITKIIAMKLGVNLGFDL from the coding sequence ATGGATTTAAAAGAAAAATTAGTATCATCCTTCATGGCCTTTGAAGAACGAATCGATGTAACCGCCGAGTTACACGACATTCGAACTTCTGCCATCAAAAACTTTGAAAACAAAGGTTTCCCAACCAAAAAAGAGGAAGCTTGGAAATATACATCATTAAATACCGTACTAAAAAACGACTTTTCTGTTTTCCCAAAAAGAGAAAATTCAATTGAATTTAAAGATGTCAAGAAATTTTTTCTACACGAAATTGACACCTACAAATTAGTGTTTATCGATGGAAAATTCAGTTCGTTTATGTCGTCAACAACGCACGAAGGAATTGACGTTTGCTTACTTTCTTCGGTGCTGACAAAGCCAAAATACAAAATGGTTTTGGACACCTATTTTAACCAAATCGCTAGTAAAGACGAGAGTTTAACAACTTTAAATACTGCTTTTGCACAGGAAGGAGCGTTCATCAACATCCCGAAAAGTAAAGTGGCTGATAAACCAATTGAAATCATTCATTTCTCTACCGGAGTTGAAAGTGCGTTAATGGTACAACCTCGAAATTTGATTATTGTAGGTGAAAATGCTCACGTGCAAATCATCGAACGTCATCAAAGTTTGAACAGTAATCCGGTGTTGACCAATTCGGTAACCGAAATTTTTGCTCAAAAAAGAGCGATTGTCGATTATTATAAAATTCAAAACGACGAACAAACCGCCAACTTAATTGACAACACTTATATTTCTCAAAAACAAGAGAGTAGAGTAGCGGTTCACACGTTTTCTTTTGGTGGAAATATCACCCGAAACAACCTGAATTTCTATCATTTTGGTGAACGAATCGATTCAACTTTAAAAGGAATCACGATTATTGGCGACAAGCAACACGTGGATCATTACACCTTAGTAAATCATGCCACGCCCAATTGCGAAAGCCATCAAAACTATAAAACCATCCTAGGTGGAAGTTCCACCGGCGTTTTCAACGGAAAGATTTTCGTGGAAAAAGAAGCCCAAAAAACAGATGCTTTTCAACAAAATAACAACATTTTATTAAGCGATAAAGCCACCATCAACGCCAAACCACAATTGGAAATTTTTGCCGATGATGTCAAATGTTCACACGGTTGCACCATTGGTCAATTAGACGAAAGTGCGATGTTCTATATGCAACAACGCGGAATTCCTAAAAAAGAAGCCAAAGCGTTATTGCTGTATGCATTTTCCAACGAAGTGATCGAAAGCATCAAAATACCTGAACTCAAACAACGCATCACGAAAATTATTGCGATGAAACTGGGTGTGAATTTGGGGTTTGATTTGTAG
- the sufC gene encoding Fe-S cluster assembly ATPase SufC — MLSIKNLHASIEDKEILKGINLEIKAGEVHAIMGPNGSGKSTLSAVIAGNETFDVTEGSVELLGEDLADLAPEERAHKGIFLSFQYPVEIPGVSVTNFMKTAINETRKANGKEEMPANEMLKLIREKSELLEIDRKFLSRSLNEGFSGGEKKRNEIFQMAMLEPKLAILDETDSGLDIDALRIVANGVNKLKSQDNAVLVITHYQRLLDYIIPDFVHVLMDGKIVKSGGKELAYELEEKGYDWIKSELV; from the coding sequence ATGTTAAGCATAAAAAATTTACACGCTTCCATCGAAGACAAAGAAATATTAAAAGGCATCAACCTTGAAATAAAAGCGGGAGAAGTGCACGCCATTATGGGTCCGAACGGATCAGGAAAAAGCACACTTTCTGCTGTAATTGCCGGAAATGAAACGTTTGATGTAACCGAAGGTTCTGTTGAATTATTAGGCGAAGATTTAGCCGATTTAGCTCCCGAAGAACGTGCTCATAAAGGTATTTTCTTATCGTTTCAATATCCGGTGGAAATCCCTGGAGTTTCGGTAACGAATTTTATGAAAACGGCTATCAACGAAACCAGAAAAGCTAATGGAAAAGAAGAAATGCCGGCAAATGAAATGCTGAAACTCATTCGTGAAAAATCAGAATTATTAGAAATTGATCGTAAGTTTTTATCTCGTTCGTTAAACGAAGGTTTTTCGGGTGGAGAAAAAAAACGTAACGAAATTTTTCAAATGGCGATGTTGGAACCCAAATTAGCCATCTTAGACGAAACCGATTCAGGTTTAGATATTGATGCATTGCGAATTGTGGCCAATGGTGTGAATAAATTGAAAAGCCAGGACAATGCTGTTTTAGTAATCACGCATTATCAACGTTTATTAGATTATATAATCCCTGATTTTGTACACGTTTTGATGGACGGAAAAATCGTAAAATCCGGCGGAAAAGAACTAGCTTACGAGTTAGAAGAAAAAGGATACGATTGGATAAAAAGTGAATTGGTTTAA
- a CDS encoding Txe/YoeB family addiction module toxin: MEVVYSEKAQKDREFWKKSGNKAIMNKISALIEDIQLHPFEGIGKPEPLKHQLSGKWSRRINQEHRIIYQLIDENTIEILNILSLKGHYE, translated from the coding sequence GTGGAAGTAGTTTATTCTGAAAAGGCTCAAAAAGATCGTGAGTTTTGGAAAAAATCTGGAAACAAAGCAATAATGAATAAAATTTCAGCTTTGATTGAAGATATTCAATTACATCCTTTTGAAGGCATAGGAAAACCAGAACCTTTGAAACATCAACTTTCGGGTAAATGGTCAAGAAGAATAAATCAAGAACACCGAATTATTTATCAATTAATCGACGAAAACACAATTGAAATTTTAAATATTTTGTCTTTAAAAGGACATTACGAATAG
- a CDS encoding DUF2683 family protein gives MDIILKNVKKKDFPLLKKLAKSLGFEIVEKIEKPYNPEFVKEILEAEQSIKDGKGVKIKLEDLWK, from the coding sequence ATGGATATAATTTTAAAAAACGTAAAGAAAAAAGATTTTCCACTTTTAAAAAAATTGGCAAAATCACTTGGTTTTGAAATTGTTGAAAAAATCGAGAAACCCTACAATCCCGAATTTGTTAAAGAAATTTTGGAAGCAGAACAAAGTATCAAAGACGGAAAAGGTGTGAAAATAAAATTGGAAGATTTGTGGAAGTAG